In Marmota flaviventris isolate mMarFla1 chromosome 17, mMarFla1.hap1, whole genome shotgun sequence, a single genomic region encodes these proteins:
- the Cdk5r1 gene encoding cyclin-dependent kinase 5 activator 1 isoform X2 produces MGTVLSLSPSYRKATLFEDGAATVGHYTAVQNSKNAKDKNLKRHSIISVLPWKRIVAVSAKKKNSKKVQPNSSYQNNITHLNNENLKKSLSCANLSTFAQPPPAQPPAPPANQLSGSQTGVSSSVKKAPHPSVTSAGTPKRVIVQASTSELLRCLGEFLCRRCYRLKHLSPTDPVLWLRSVDRSLLLQGWQDQGFITPANVVFLYMLCRDVISSEVGSDHELQAVLLTCLYLSYSYMGNEISYPLKPFLVESCVLRPEE; encoded by the exons ATGGGCACGGTGCTGTCCCTGTCCCCCAGCTACCGGAAGGCCACGCTGTTTGAGGATGGCGCGGCCACGGTGGGCCACTACACGGCCGTGCAGAACAGCAAGAACGCCAAGGACAAGAACCTGAAGCGGCACTCCATCATTTCCGTGCTGCCTTGGAAGAGGATTGTGGCCGTGTCAGCCAAGAAGAAGAACTCCAAGAAGGTGCAGCCCAACAGCAGCTACCAGAACAACATCACGCACCTCAACAATGAGAACCTGAAGAAGTCGCTGTCCTGCGCCAACCTGTCCACATTCGCCCAGCCCCCACCGGCCCAGCCGCCCGCACCCCCGGCCAACCAGCTCTCAGGCTCCCAGACCGGGGTCTCCTCCTCTGTCAAGAAGGCCCCGCACCCCTCCGTCACTTCCGCAGGGACGCCCAAACGGGTCATCGTCCAGGCATCCACCAGCGAGCTGCTGCGCTGCCTGGGCGAATTTCTCTGCCGCCGGTGCTACCGCCTGAAGCACCTGTCCCCAACGGACCCCGTGCTTTGGCTGCGCAGTGTGGACCGCTCCCTGCTTCTGCAGGGCTGGCAGGACCAGGGCTTCATCACGCCGGCCAACGTGGTCTTCCTCTATATGCTCTGCAGGGATGTTATCTCGTCTGAGGTGGGTTCAGACCATGAGCTCCAGGCCGTCCTGCTGACCTGCCTGTACCTCTCCTATTCCTACATGGGCAACGAGATCTCCTACCCGCTCAAGCCCTTCCTGGTGGAGAGCT GTGTTCTCCGACCTGAAGAATGA
- the Cdk5r1 gene encoding cyclin-dependent kinase 5 activator 1 isoform X1: protein MGTVLSLSPSYRKATLFEDGAATVGHYTAVQNSKNAKDKNLKRHSIISVLPWKRIVAVSAKKKNSKKVQPNSSYQNNITHLNNENLKKSLSCANLSTFAQPPPAQPPAPPANQLSGSQTGVSSSVKKAPHPSVTSAGTPKRVIVQASTSELLRCLGEFLCRRCYRLKHLSPTDPVLWLRSVDRSLLLQGWQDQGFITPANVVFLYMLCRDVISSEVGSDHELQAVLLTCLYLSYSYMGNEISYPLKPFLVESCKEAFWDRCLSVINLMSSKMLQINADPHYFTQVFSDLKNESGQEDKKRLLLGLDR, encoded by the coding sequence ATGGGCACGGTGCTGTCCCTGTCCCCCAGCTACCGGAAGGCCACGCTGTTTGAGGATGGCGCGGCCACGGTGGGCCACTACACGGCCGTGCAGAACAGCAAGAACGCCAAGGACAAGAACCTGAAGCGGCACTCCATCATTTCCGTGCTGCCTTGGAAGAGGATTGTGGCCGTGTCAGCCAAGAAGAAGAACTCCAAGAAGGTGCAGCCCAACAGCAGCTACCAGAACAACATCACGCACCTCAACAATGAGAACCTGAAGAAGTCGCTGTCCTGCGCCAACCTGTCCACATTCGCCCAGCCCCCACCGGCCCAGCCGCCCGCACCCCCGGCCAACCAGCTCTCAGGCTCCCAGACCGGGGTCTCCTCCTCTGTCAAGAAGGCCCCGCACCCCTCCGTCACTTCCGCAGGGACGCCCAAACGGGTCATCGTCCAGGCATCCACCAGCGAGCTGCTGCGCTGCCTGGGCGAATTTCTCTGCCGCCGGTGCTACCGCCTGAAGCACCTGTCCCCAACGGACCCCGTGCTTTGGCTGCGCAGTGTGGACCGCTCCCTGCTTCTGCAGGGCTGGCAGGACCAGGGCTTCATCACGCCGGCCAACGTGGTCTTCCTCTATATGCTCTGCAGGGATGTTATCTCGTCTGAGGTGGGTTCAGACCATGAGCTCCAGGCCGTCCTGCTGACCTGCCTGTACCTCTCCTATTCCTACATGGGCAACGAGATCTCCTACCCGCTCAAGCCCTTCCTGGTGGAGAGCTGTAAGGAGGCCTTTTGGGACCGTTGCCTCTCTGTCATCAACCTCATGAGCTCCAAGATGCTGCAGATCAATGCTGACCCACACTATTTCACACAGGTGTTCTCCGACCTGAAGAATGAGAGCGGCCAGGAGGACAAGAAGAGGCTCCTTCTAGGGCTTGATCGGTGA